The Plasmodium malariae genome assembly, contig: PmUG01_00_33, whole genome shotgun sequence genome includes a window with the following:
- the PmUG01_00058500 gene encoding fam-l protein yields MGQKIRLPLFIKGRKLIHLSWIYCFYICMSSVSESLDESYNDCRKLYKRNFRLLSKYKKNKDSSIVYLNDVSRNEVYDKNDIHKNENMNTEKRKQTNSSSSKIEGYNKSYMKKKSCVFETKKYSRLEKKIFTELNYIDFLKNNRTISDKVYKKIVRKKIALRISLPLLLLVFLSISILLDELLGRGLVKGLFEVVNICADGTWIQSFQTILKSPTFSWLFNVPTGVKKYAYITRFFAVLIYFTSFFILGITIILGILYYHKKVKKYEKIKFRKR; encoded by the exons ATGGGACAAAAAATTAGGTTACCGTTATTTATTAAAGGTAGAAAGTTAATCCATTTAAGTTggatatattgtttttatatttgtatg agcAGTGTTAGCGAATCTTTGGATGAAAGTTACAATGATtgtagaaaattatataaaagaaattttcgTTTACTCTCAAAATATAAGAAGAATAAGGATTCAAgtattgtatatttaaatgatgtGTCACGCAATGAAGTATACGATAAGAATgacatacataaaaatgaaaacatgaatacagaaaaaagaaaacaaacgAACAGTAGTTCGTCAAAGATTGAAGGATACAATAAatcatatatgaaaaaaaaatcttgtGTTTTTGAaaccaaaaaatattctcgtttagaaaaaaaaatattcacaGAATTAAATTACAtagattttcttaaaaataacagaACTATTAGCGATAAAGTTTACAAGAAAATAGTACgtaaaaaaattgcattaCGAATTTCATTACCATTATTACTGTTGGTATTTCTGTCGATATCTATCTTATTAGATGAATTATTGGGTCGCGGACTTGTTAAAGGATTATTTGAagttgtaaatatatgtgcgGATGGAACATGGATACAATCTTTTCAAACAATTTTGAAAAGTCCTACATTTTCTTGGTTGTTTAATGTTCCAACCGGAGTAAAAAAGTATGCTTACATAACGAGATTCTTTGCTgttctaatatatttcacatccttttttatattaggaATAACAATTATATTAGGGATTCtttattaccataaaaaagttaaaaaatatgaaaaaattaaattcagaaaaaggtaa